Proteins co-encoded in one Luteolibacter sp. Y139 genomic window:
- a CDS encoding PAS domain-containing protein gives MRRSGALVILAGIFVLLGTTLLVMGKGDLNTRVAASAVILLSTGLLIGRLRTIPEATSASDRLAEINRDLEAELHRTREQHRQLDHYFEMLMANVPANIYFKDRESHFLRVNQSMAAYVKKGHPRDLIGKTDHDLFGREHADPARADELRIVNTGNAILGLLEREVFPDGKTGWVLTNKMPFRDRDGNIIGTFGMSSDVSELVHAKQELERERYLLRSLIDAFPDKIFARDLDRHYLVVNRAMAEWVGADSPEEMIGKTPADYFPEVVVKAGKAEDLRIIESRQGVLNREWDLEWKPGDLHHFVTSKVPLFDADGKMWGIVGMDRDVTEQRRAKELVLQAEQRMQAMIDNSPAVIAMKDLDGRFLMVNRGFEELFGLSRKDVLGFTDHDIIADKAAANKFREHDQLVAQQGEALQMDEELYVDNEPRTYFSVKFPLRDLDGKIQAVGTIGTDITDRKAAEQAMHHLNQDLVKANEDLKRAQEQLIQAEKMESIGRLAAGVAHEVKNPLAMIGMGIELLARRVPTEDAQGQETIERMKRGIDRAKKIVKGLVDYSSARQLSMEPKDISEVIGDSLALVEYPLRQAKVKLVKEIEADMPRVSVDATKLEQVLVNLMINAMHAMPDGGTLTVRAFARELNGVRRDEGVRTASHLREGDQAVRIEVDDTGTGIDEAIMSKIFDPFFTTKATGQGTGLGLAVCRKIVELHNGILELENLPGGGVRASITLKA, from the coding sequence ATGCGCCGTTCCGGCGCGCTGGTCATTTTGGCGGGGATCTTCGTCCTGCTCGGCACCACCCTGCTGGTGATGGGGAAAGGCGACCTGAATACCCGCGTCGCCGCCAGCGCCGTGATCCTACTCTCCACCGGCCTTCTCATCGGCCGCCTCCGCACCATCCCGGAAGCCACCAGCGCCTCCGACCGCCTCGCCGAAATCAACCGGGATCTGGAGGCAGAACTCCACCGGACCCGCGAGCAACACCGCCAGCTCGATCACTACTTCGAGATGCTCATGGCGAACGTGCCCGCCAACATCTACTTCAAGGACCGCGAATCCCACTTCCTGCGCGTGAACCAAAGCATGGCGGCCTACGTGAAGAAAGGCCACCCGCGCGACCTCATCGGCAAGACCGACCACGACCTCTTCGGCCGCGAACACGCCGACCCCGCCCGCGCCGATGAACTCCGCATCGTCAACACCGGCAACGCCATTCTCGGCCTCCTCGAACGCGAGGTGTTTCCCGACGGCAAGACCGGCTGGGTCCTCACCAACAAGATGCCCTTCCGCGACCGCGACGGAAACATCATCGGCACCTTCGGCATGTCCAGCGATGTCAGTGAACTCGTCCATGCCAAGCAAGAGCTGGAGCGCGAGCGCTACCTCCTGCGATCCCTCATCGACGCCTTCCCCGACAAGATCTTCGCCCGCGATCTCGACCGCCACTACCTCGTCGTGAACCGCGCCATGGCGGAATGGGTCGGAGCCGATTCTCCCGAAGAAATGATCGGCAAAACCCCGGCCGACTATTTCCCCGAAGTGGTCGTGAAAGCGGGCAAAGCCGAAGACCTCCGCATCATCGAAAGCCGCCAGGGCGTGCTCAATCGCGAGTGGGATCTCGAGTGGAAACCCGGCGACCTCCACCACTTCGTCACCTCCAAGGTCCCGCTCTTCGACGCGGACGGCAAGATGTGGGGCATCGTCGGCATGGACCGTGACGTGACCGAACAGCGCCGCGCGAAAGAGCTGGTTCTCCAAGCCGAGCAACGCATGCAGGCCATGATCGACAACAGCCCCGCCGTCATCGCCATGAAGGACCTCGACGGCCGTTTCCTAATGGTGAACCGCGGTTTCGAAGAACTCTTCGGACTATCGAGAAAAGACGTCCTCGGCTTCACCGACCACGATATCATCGCCGATAAAGCCGCCGCCAACAAGTTCCGTGAGCACGACCAACTTGTCGCCCAGCAGGGCGAGGCACTCCAGATGGATGAAGAGCTGTACGTCGACAACGAGCCACGCACCTACTTCTCGGTGAAGTTCCCGCTCCGCGACCTTGATGGCAAGATCCAGGCCGTCGGCACCATCGGCACCGACATCACCGACCGCAAGGCCGCCGAGCAGGCCATGCATCACCTCAACCAAGACCTCGTCAAAGCCAACGAGGACCTCAAGCGCGCCCAGGAACAACTCATCCAAGCCGAAAAGATGGAATCCATCGGCCGTCTCGCCGCCGGCGTCGCCCACGAGGTGAAGAACCCGCTCGCCATGATCGGCATGGGCATCGAGCTGCTCGCCCGCCGCGTCCCTACCGAAGACGCCCAAGGCCAGGAAACCATCGAGCGCATGAAGCGCGGCATCGATCGCGCGAAGAAGATCGTCAAAGGCCTCGTCGATTACTCATCGGCCCGCCAGCTTTCGATGGAGCCGAAGGACATCTCGGAAGTCATCGGCGACTCGTTGGCCCTGGTCGAATATCCGCTGCGCCAGGCAAAGGTAAAGCTCGTGAAGGAAATCGAGGCTGACATGCCACGCGTCAGCGTGGATGCCACCAAGCTCGAGCAAGTCCTGGTCAATCTCATGATCAATGCCATGCACGCCATGCCCGATGGCGGCACGCTCACGGTGCGCGCCTTCGCCCGCGAACTGAATGGCGTCCGGCGTGATGAAGGCGTGCGCACCGCCAGCCACCTCCGCGAGGGCGATCAAGCCGTTCGCATCGAGGTGGATGACACCGGCACCGGCATCGACGAGGCGATCATGTCGAAGATCTTCGATCCCTTTTTCACCACCAAGGCCACCGGCCAGGGCACCGGTCTCGGACTCGCCGTCTGCCGCAAGATCGTCGAGCTCCACAATGGCATCCTCGAACTCGAAAATCTTCCCGGCGGCGGCGTTCGGGCGTCCATCACCCTGAAGGCCTGA
- a CDS encoding response regulator, translated as METTKILIIDDEADFTALLRANLEEVGNFEVLDINESSHALKTAKEFMPDLCIIDVVMPGLDGGDVVAQFRADPELRSIPVLMLTALVEENPDTPDGETQTGGLPFVSKTSEFGTILSCIEKHLEEARATTTTAEEPHMAEPWELG; from the coding sequence ATGGAGACCACCAAAATTTTGATCATCGACGACGAAGCCGATTTCACCGCCCTGCTTCGTGCCAACCTGGAAGAAGTGGGCAATTTCGAAGTGCTCGACATCAACGAGTCATCCCACGCGCTGAAGACCGCGAAGGAGTTCATGCCCGACCTCTGCATCATCGACGTGGTGATGCCCGGCCTCGATGGCGGCGACGTCGTCGCGCAATTCCGCGCCGATCCCGAGCTGAGAAGCATCCCCGTGCTCATGCTCACCGCATTGGTCGAAGAGAATCCAGACACCCCCGACGGCGAGACCCAGACCGGCGGCCTGCCCTTCGTCAGCAAGACCTCTGAATTCGGCACCATCCTCAGCTGCATCGAGAAGCATCTGGAGGAAGCACGCGCCACCACCACCACCGCCGAGGAACCGCACATGGCCGAACCTTGGGAACTCGGCTGA
- a CDS encoding PAS domain S-box protein, whose amino-acid sequence MARRRAWRIVAGYGIFAALWIVLSDHALAPLMPRPELMMHWSMVKGLAFVALTSLLLWILVRRTYGAIEAGYQSLQVSEGEQRELARQLAAERSRLVEAQRVAAIGWWEEDLKNGGVVWSDEMHGIFETDAASFVPSFERVLRRMPDDDGGRIKKAVEDSLAGHGSGAVDHRILMDGGRVKHLEVSWKVFRDDAGRPCRMLGICRDVTERHAAQQALRDSETRFREMADNIGEIFYSYDMIQGRLLYASPAYESIWGHSREEIFADPGSYLKHVLPEDVPAMNEVARRKLAGEQTEIDFRIRWPKGEVRWLSDHAVPIIDATGRVERIVGTVRDITAAKVAESQLAEQAALIEKARDAIIVLGLDQQVIYWNHGAELLYGWSAGAVTGRSVRELLYQDETAFMDAIRTVLKEGVWAGEIGQFTRSGQAVTVDGRWTLLRDPDGKPRSILSINTDITGRKQLEQQFLRAQRMESIGTLAGGIAHDLNNVLAPVIMSVDLLKHRLADPADREILDIVGASARRGADMVQQILSFARGMEGRRVEVDVSRILQEVVRIIGDTFPKSIRVELEMATGLHPVHADPTQLHQVLLNLCVNARDAMPEGGVLRLRAANASNEEPLVRIEVEDTGTGIPAGLLDKIFDPFFTSKEPGKGTGLGLSTALAIVRGHGGSLEVSSALGVGTVFTVFLPALRRAGEKPVTTVSPALPRGRGETVLVVDDESSIRLITRQTLEAYGYEVLDAADGAEGIALFIGRRFEIDVVLTDMAMPRLDGHALIRELHRIDPAVPVIGVSGVSSIQPLDEEKETVRFLPKPYTTSALLTALREVLDVAVR is encoded by the coding sequence ATGGCACGCCGTCGCGCGTGGCGCATCGTCGCGGGCTATGGAATCTTTGCCGCCTTGTGGATCGTGCTTTCGGATCATGCGCTGGCACCGCTGATGCCGAGGCCCGAGCTGATGATGCACTGGAGCATGGTGAAGGGGCTGGCATTCGTGGCGCTGACCTCGCTGCTGCTGTGGATCCTGGTGCGGCGCACCTATGGGGCGATCGAAGCGGGATACCAATCGCTGCAGGTGAGCGAAGGTGAGCAGCGCGAGCTTGCCAGGCAGCTCGCGGCGGAACGGTCCCGTCTGGTGGAAGCCCAGCGGGTGGCGGCAATCGGATGGTGGGAAGAGGATTTGAAGAATGGCGGGGTGGTGTGGTCGGACGAGATGCACGGGATCTTTGAAACCGATGCAGCGTCTTTCGTTCCGAGCTTCGAAAGGGTGCTCCGGCGAATGCCGGATGATGACGGCGGTCGGATCAAGAAGGCGGTGGAAGATTCGCTGGCGGGCCATGGTTCCGGTGCCGTGGATCACCGGATCCTGATGGATGGGGGGCGCGTGAAGCACCTGGAGGTGAGCTGGAAAGTATTCCGCGATGATGCGGGAAGACCCTGTCGCATGTTAGGGATCTGTCGTGATGTGACGGAACGCCATGCGGCGCAGCAGGCCCTGCGCGACAGCGAGACGCGTTTCCGGGAGATGGCGGACAATATAGGCGAGATTTTTTACAGCTACGACATGATCCAAGGTCGCCTGCTCTATGCCAGTCCCGCCTATGAAAGCATCTGGGGACATTCCAGAGAGGAGATCTTTGCTGATCCGGGCTCTTACCTGAAGCATGTGCTGCCGGAAGACGTTCCCGCCATGAACGAGGTTGCCCGGCGCAAGCTTGCGGGTGAACAGACGGAAATCGACTTCCGCATTCGCTGGCCGAAGGGGGAAGTCCGGTGGCTCAGTGATCATGCGGTGCCCATCATCGATGCCACAGGCAGGGTCGAGAGGATTGTCGGCACCGTCCGTGACATCACCGCGGCGAAGGTGGCTGAAAGCCAACTCGCGGAGCAGGCGGCTCTCATCGAGAAGGCCCGGGACGCGATCATCGTGCTCGGTTTGGATCAACAGGTGATCTATTGGAACCACGGTGCCGAGCTTCTCTATGGCTGGAGTGCGGGAGCGGTTACGGGGAGGTCCGTGCGCGAGCTTCTCTATCAGGATGAGACCGCATTCATGGATGCCATTCGCACCGTGCTGAAGGAAGGCGTGTGGGCTGGCGAGATCGGGCAATTCACGCGGAGCGGGCAAGCCGTCACCGTGGATGGACGCTGGACACTGCTGCGCGATCCGGATGGCAAGCCGCGGTCGATCCTTTCGATCAATACCGACATCACCGGCCGCAAGCAGCTCGAACAGCAGTTCCTGCGCGCGCAGCGGATGGAGAGCATCGGCACGCTGGCCGGTGGCATCGCCCACGACCTGAACAATGTCCTCGCGCCGGTGATCATGTCGGTGGATCTGCTGAAGCATCGCCTCGCTGATCCCGCTGATCGTGAGATCCTCGACATCGTCGGTGCGAGCGCTCGCCGTGGAGCGGACATGGTGCAGCAGATCCTTTCCTTCGCGCGTGGGATGGAGGGGCGGCGGGTGGAAGTGGATGTGAGCCGCATCCTCCAAGAGGTGGTGCGGATCATCGGCGACACGTTTCCGAAGTCGATTCGCGTGGAGCTTGAGATGGCTACGGGGCTTCATCCCGTGCATGCCGATCCGACGCAGCTGCACCAGGTGCTGCTGAACCTGTGCGTGAATGCCCGGGATGCGATGCCGGAGGGCGGGGTATTGCGGCTGCGGGCTGCGAATGCGAGCAATGAGGAACCGCTGGTGAGGATCGAAGTGGAGGACACGGGGACAGGGATTCCCGCTGGCCTGTTAGACAAGATCTTCGACCCGTTTTTCACGAGCAAGGAGCCGGGGAAGGGAACGGGGCTCGGGCTTTCGACGGCATTGGCGATCGTGCGGGGTCATGGTGGTTCGCTGGAGGTGTCCAGCGCTCTAGGGGTGGGGACGGTGTTCACGGTATTCCTGCCGGCGCTGCGGCGGGCTGGGGAAAAGCCGGTCACGACGGTCAGCCCGGCGCTGCCGCGCGGCCGGGGGGAGACGGTGCTGGTGGTGGATGATGAGTCTTCGATCCGGCTCATCACGCGGCAGACGCTGGAGGCGTATGGGTATGAGGTGCTGGATGCGGCGGATGGAGCGGAGGGCATCGCGCTGTTCATCGGTCGTCGTTTTGAGATCGATGTGGTTTTGACGGACATGGCGATGCCGCGACTCGATGGGCATGCCTTGATCCGTGAGTTGCATCGGATCGATCCGGCGGTGCCAGTCATCGGGGTAAGCGGAGTCTCGTCGATCCAGCCGCTGGACGAGGAGAAGGAGACGGTGCGATTTTTGCCGAAGCCATACACGACCTCGGCGCTTCTAACAGCACTGCGGGAGGTGCTGGATGTGGCGGTGCGGTGA
- a CDS encoding response regulator, which yields MTTIEVAKETTRILLVDDEPAILEVLRQALLAEGFEVETAANGIEAVKRAKGQLFDLVLTDMIMPEMDGIQTILELRAVHPGIRIIAMSGGVSSAGGDFLPLARQLGAQTVLRKPFEYAVFMDSVRDALCVAA from the coding sequence ATGACAACGATCGAGGTCGCAAAGGAAACCACCCGGATCCTGCTCGTGGACGACGAACCGGCGATTCTGGAAGTCCTCCGGCAAGCTCTGCTCGCCGAGGGTTTCGAGGTGGAAACCGCCGCGAACGGCATCGAAGCCGTAAAGCGAGCCAAGGGACAGCTTTTCGACCTCGTCCTCACCGACATGATCATGCCGGAGATGGATGGCATCCAGACCATTCTGGAACTGCGCGCCGTCCACCCCGGCATCCGCATCATCGCCATGTCCGGCGGAGTATCCTCCGCTGGCGGCGACTTCCTTCCGCTGGCCCGGCAGCTCGGAGCCCAGACCGTGCTCAGGAAGCCTTTCGAATACGCGGTTTTCATGGACTCGGTGCGGGATGCCCTCTGCGTCGCAGCCTGA
- a CDS encoding HD domain-containing protein: protein MTFFTISALKEQAGEQALAAVIACELQSRSQRQTKAGKPYLVLTFADATGSFNLNAWSDAPLFEAAQGMPDGTVVRLDSEWTQNQYGLNAANISWERLTGEDLEAFYAGDAATAEKQRHDWDTILTLLASVKDPRLSALAKHFIDDLGAKFRRAAAARKNHHARRGGLTEHVAQMMRTADLVCSAYPYLNRDLLLVGVLFHDCGKLWENQYPEKGFAQGYTLHGEMLGHIPLGIELVNKLWRDVAESPVAKGWLPLEPPTETVRLHLLHLIASHHGEYQFGSPTLPRTPEAIALHYIDNLDAKLEMMKDAYSQAGELADGIYEKQFPLPANLVAPLPAFEEPPLIAKPASDDQLF from the coding sequence GTGACGTTTTTCACGATCTCGGCATTGAAGGAACAGGCGGGCGAGCAAGCCCTCGCCGCAGTCATCGCCTGCGAATTGCAGTCGCGCAGCCAGCGCCAAACCAAGGCGGGCAAGCCCTATCTGGTCCTCACCTTCGCCGACGCCACCGGCAGCTTCAATCTCAACGCCTGGTCGGACGCACCGCTCTTCGAAGCCGCGCAGGGCATGCCCGATGGCACCGTGGTGCGCCTCGATTCCGAGTGGACGCAGAATCAATATGGCCTCAATGCCGCGAACATTTCCTGGGAACGACTGACCGGCGAGGATCTCGAGGCCTTCTACGCCGGAGATGCGGCCACTGCGGAAAAGCAGCGCCATGACTGGGACACCATCCTCACGCTGCTCGCTTCCGTGAAGGACCCGCGTCTGAGCGCACTGGCGAAGCATTTCATCGATGATCTCGGCGCGAAGTTCCGTCGTGCCGCCGCGGCTCGGAAAAACCACCATGCGCGGCGTGGGGGACTCACCGAGCACGTCGCCCAGATGATGCGCACCGCGGATCTCGTCTGCTCCGCTTACCCTTACCTGAATCGCGACCTGCTTCTCGTCGGCGTGCTCTTCCACGACTGCGGGAAGCTGTGGGAAAACCAGTATCCCGAGAAAGGCTTCGCACAGGGCTACACGCTGCACGGCGAAATGTTAGGCCACATCCCGCTCGGCATCGAACTCGTCAACAAGCTCTGGCGCGACGTCGCCGAAAGCCCCGTTGCGAAAGGCTGGCTCCCCCTGGAGCCACCCACCGAAACCGTCCGCCTCCACCTGCTGCACCTCATCGCCAGCCATCACGGCGAATACCAGTTCGGCTCTCCTACCCTGCCACGCACCCCCGAAGCCATCGCCCTCCACTACATCGACAACCTCGATGCAAAGTTGGAAATGATGAAGGACGCCTACTCACAAGCAGGCGAGTTGGCCGACGGCATCTACGAGAAGCAGTTCCCATTACCCGCGAACCTCGTCGCACCACTGCCCGCATTCGAGGAACCTCCATTGATCGCCAAACCGGCGAGTGACGATCAGCTGTTCTGA
- the recO gene encoding DNA repair protein RecO, giving the protein MEHCHGTLIRLTKLTDTSWIVHWFTAGHGLIKTVAKGARSPKSAFAGKLDLFFDAEITWAKARTGELHSLREVVVSRTREPIRGDYNAMLLSGYWCRLLELLIERDHPEPELADLLRRALDHVAEKGATVRAMHHFEQELARNLGIMGERKQAAGALRETLGSLPPQRAQLLERLSPAPELPVAETETGDLK; this is encoded by the coding sequence ATGGAGCACTGCCACGGCACCCTGATCCGGCTGACCAAGCTCACTGACACGAGCTGGATCGTCCACTGGTTCACGGCCGGCCACGGGCTGATCAAGACCGTGGCCAAGGGCGCCCGCAGCCCGAAAAGCGCCTTCGCCGGCAAGCTGGACCTCTTCTTCGACGCCGAAATCACCTGGGCCAAGGCGCGCACCGGCGAACTCCACAGCCTGCGCGAAGTAGTCGTGAGCCGCACCCGGGAGCCCATCCGAGGTGATTACAATGCAATGCTATTGTCTGGCTATTGGTGCCGTCTGCTAGAACTTTTGATCGAACGCGACCATCCGGAGCCCGAATTGGCAGACTTGCTGCGTCGCGCGCTGGACCATGTCGCCGAAAAAGGAGCCACCGTGCGGGCGATGCACCACTTCGAGCAGGAACTCGCGCGAAATCTGGGCATTATGGGCGAGCGCAAGCAGGCCGCCGGAGCCCTCCGCGAAACGCTCGGCAGCCTCCCCCCGCAGCGGGCCCAATTGTTGGAACGACTTTCACCCGCGCCGGAATTACCCGTTGCGGAAACCGAAACCGGTGATTTAAAGTAA
- a CDS encoding tetratricopeptide repeat protein has protein sequence MDSPTATLIQILRGRVDELVAVGDLDEAVHAATAAVLKAQQMLSNDPDSVDEFASSLEVRADVYRQLGRLEEARDDYKQAIDQLDNRPDRAVQLGRLYAGYGAVHDQLGNSERASELWQQAIHYFEAAEPPASLDIASMSNNIAYLKKAGGDVEGAEAHFLRALEILHKELGPDHEETAAVSNNIGALYQWAGYFEQAREMHLMALDARRKLFGEIHHDTAQSHNNLALALLATGDKAWAQRHFEKSIAGFKDLGVEYADDLVAVAENYCAFLREEGLFTRADEITAELNGSVAGVA, from the coding sequence ATGGACTCACCAACAGCTACCCTGATTCAAATCCTCCGCGGCCGCGTCGATGAGCTCGTCGCGGTGGGAGACCTTGACGAGGCCGTTCACGCCGCCACCGCCGCCGTTCTCAAGGCGCAGCAGATGCTCAGCAACGACCCGGACAGCGTCGACGAATTTGCCAGCTCACTGGAAGTCCGGGCGGACGTCTACCGTCAGCTCGGCCGCCTCGAGGAAGCGCGCGATGACTACAAGCAGGCGATCGACCAGCTCGACAACCGCCCCGACCGCGCGGTCCAGCTCGGCCGCCTCTACGCCGGCTACGGTGCCGTGCACGATCAACTCGGCAACAGCGAGCGCGCCTCCGAACTCTGGCAACAAGCCATCCACTATTTCGAAGCCGCCGAGCCGCCCGCGTCACTCGACATCGCCTCGATGTCCAACAATATCGCCTACCTCAAGAAGGCCGGTGGCGACGTCGAAGGTGCCGAAGCACACTTCCTGCGCGCCCTCGAAATCCTCCACAAGGAACTGGGCCCCGATCACGAGGAAACGGCCGCCGTCTCCAACAACATCGGCGCTCTCTACCAGTGGGCAGGCTACTTCGAGCAAGCCCGCGAGATGCACCTGATGGCACTCGATGCGCGCCGCAAGCTCTTTGGCGAAATTCACCACGATACCGCCCAATCCCACAACAACCTCGCACTGGCGCTCCTCGCGACCGGCGACAAGGCATGGGCACAGCGCCACTTTGAGAAGTCCATCGCCGGCTTCAAGGATCTCGGCGTGGAGTATGCCGATGACCTCGTCGCCGTCGCGGAGAACTACTGCGCCTTCCTCCGCGAGGAAGGCCTCTTCACCCGTGCCGACGAGATCACCGCCGAGCTCAATGGCTCGGTGGCGGGCGTCGCCTGA